One genomic segment of Spirochaeta cellobiosiphila DSM 17781 includes these proteins:
- a CDS encoding metal-dependent transcriptional regulator codes for MCSEILDFSILEGSEDREPHFRVRDQKKISSAMEEYLLLIFDLSDQTSGRIMRVSTKHIADKMNVKQSSVTSMLKKMAEVDPPLVEYQKHQGVILTTAGRREALQALRNHRLLELFLHDIMGFAWDEVHDEALRLQHAISPHFTNKMAELLDHPQFDPHGAPIPDEDLYLPPQHNIRLLQMKPNQLLRITSVPDDNPLLLRHLDEAGLRPGSVCQIAQINEDSKTIECIIGQEHEAKHVLLDWNQGLSITVELAFT; via the coding sequence ATGTGTTCTGAAATCCTTGATTTTTCTATATTAGAAGGGAGTGAGGACAGAGAGCCTCACTTCCGGGTTCGTGACCAGAAAAAAATTAGTTCTGCTATGGAAGAGTATCTTCTTTTGATTTTTGATCTCAGTGATCAAACCTCAGGACGTATCATGAGAGTGAGTACCAAGCATATTGCAGACAAGATGAATGTCAAACAATCCTCTGTCACCTCCATGTTAAAAAAGATGGCAGAAGTAGATCCTCCTTTGGTTGAGTATCAGAAACACCAAGGTGTGATATTAACGACAGCAGGAAGAAGGGAAGCTTTACAGGCTCTTAGGAATCATCGACTTTTAGAGTTATTCTTACATGACATCATGGGCTTTGCCTGGGATGAAGTTCATGATGAAGCTCTACGGCTTCAACATGCTATATCGCCTCACTTCACCAATAAGATGGCTGAGCTTCTCGATCATCCACAGTTTGATCCTCATGGGGCCCCTATTCCCGATGAAGATTTATATCTTCCTCCTCAACATAATATTCGTCTTCTCCAAATGAAGCCAAATCAATTATTACGGATAACAAGCGTTCCTGATGATAATCCTCTATTGCTACGTCATTTAGATGAGGCTGGTTTACGTCCCGGTTCTGTGTGTCAGATTGCTCAAATTAATGAAGACTCTAAAACTATAGAGTGCATTATCGGACAGGAACATGAGGCCAAACACGTTCTTCTTGATTGGAATCAAGGTTTGTCAATTACAGTTGAATTGGCTTTTACCTGA
- a CDS encoding PQQ-binding-like beta-propeller repeat protein codes for MKGKKYKVRYVIVPLLLIGVFFIIYKGFIYSNYYVSTLIPIDKERSLVLVTQEWSRRTDKKFIALNHIDKGIIWKYNVDSFGSLLANSFLYEKSFRRDVMIKNNQISVMLPKDKMEIFKFDLSTGDLIDKISIPLPRNKTMSWVFLHDKQNIYARSRNEEGHPCITAIDFDTLQILWQGILISDIDRSLYEKQLPFQNDHWIVFHSREDQNIELTAIKKDDGSCLNFSIDDVGVLKDDLYYYPRNNTSGNIVLNALDLRTGQISTKYDLPLLESLHKKAVTPESSIFLYKESLLYPWVDDSRMYLKALDINTGAKKWELPLPAHYYWLTPSISRYYKSSPLVGGSPYFRTPYVPFVLRESSSQSFTEDNDRLKHLVINLDKGEIAWQSKGVYLPRNEVINEVSELNHFRYPYYYMYLYVPGNRYEESHSIMGIDGNTGEILSWVRLARGHENSNEYLYFPQQIKTYALSSKASSIIPLSRNVFFDITTGYLEGKDKKSFSVEDIRKDMFNDFGL; via the coding sequence ATGAAAGGGAAAAAATATAAAGTCCGATATGTTATTGTTCCTTTACTGCTAATAGGTGTTTTTTTTATCATCTATAAGGGGTTTATCTATTCTAATTATTATGTATCTACCTTAATCCCCATTGATAAAGAACGTTCCCTTGTCTTGGTAACCCAAGAATGGAGTAGAAGAACTGATAAAAAATTTATTGCTCTTAACCATATAGATAAGGGCATTATATGGAAATACAACGTTGATAGTTTCGGTTCTCTATTAGCCAATAGTTTTCTCTATGAAAAATCTTTTCGGCGAGATGTAATGATTAAGAACAATCAAATCAGTGTAATGCTTCCTAAGGACAAAATGGAAATCTTTAAGTTTGATTTATCTACTGGTGATTTGATTGATAAGATTTCCATTCCCTTACCGAGGAATAAGACAATGTCCTGGGTGTTTTTACATGATAAACAGAATATTTACGCCCGATCCAGGAATGAAGAGGGCCATCCTTGTATAACTGCCATTGATTTTGATACTTTACAAATCCTTTGGCAAGGCATTTTAATCTCTGATATTGATAGATCCCTTTATGAAAAGCAATTGCCCTTTCAAAACGATCATTGGATTGTTTTTCATAGCAGGGAGGATCAAAACATAGAACTAACTGCTATTAAGAAGGATGATGGCTCCTGCCTAAACTTCTCTATAGATGATGTTGGTGTTCTTAAGGATGATCTATACTATTATCCAAGAAATAATACTTCTGGAAATATTGTTCTTAATGCTCTTGATTTAAGAACTGGACAAATATCAACCAAATATGATCTACCTTTACTTGAGTCTCTACACAAGAAAGCGGTGACACCAGAATCATCAATATTCTTATATAAGGAAAGTTTACTATATCCTTGGGTAGATGATAGCCGCATGTATTTAAAAGCCCTGGATATAAACACAGGAGCAAAGAAATGGGAGCTTCCCTTACCTGCTCATTATTATTGGTTGACCCCCAGTATCTCTCGATACTATAAAAGTAGTCCTCTCGTCGGGGGCTCTCCTTATTTTAGAACACCTTACGTTCCTTTTGTTCTTAGGGAATCTTCTTCTCAAAGTTTTACAGAAGATAATGATAGGTTGAAACATCTTGTGATTAATTTGGATAAAGGTGAAATCGCGTGGCAAAGTAAGGGGGTTTATCTTCCCCGTAATGAAGTAATCAATGAAGTGAGTGAATTAAATCACTTTCGCTATCCCTATTATTATATGTACCTGTATGTTCCTGGTAATCGATATGAGGAGTCCCATTCTATTATGGGAATTGATGGGAATACTGGTGAAATACTTTCCTGGGTTCGGCTAGCTCGAGGACATGAGAATAGCAATGAATATCTATATTTTCCACAACAAATAAAAACCTATGCTCTTAGTTCGAAAGCTTCTTCTATTATCCCACTAAGTAGAAATGTTTTTTTTGATATTACAACAGGATATCTGGAAGGTAAGGATAAGAAAAGTTTTTCAGTGGAAGATATAAGGAAGGATATGTTTAATGATTTCGGTTTATAA